From the genome of Triticum aestivum cultivar Chinese Spring chromosome 3B, IWGSC CS RefSeq v2.1, whole genome shotgun sequence, one region includes:
- the LOC123072662 gene encoding gamma-secretase subunit APH1-like, whose amino-acid sequence MTVAAGAGYALIALGPAFSLFAGVIARKPFLVLTLLSSTLFWLISLIVLSGIWRGFLPLKSGVWWPYVILILTSVAFQEGIRLVFWRLYKKMEEMLDAFADRISKPRLCLTDKMLISLAGGLGHGLAHAVFFCLSLLTPAFGQATFYVERCSRMPFFLVSAIIALGFLVIHTSSMIIAFNGYGERKKRDQIFAPVVHLIAAVMTLINLVPGGCLVGTPLLCVTAAVTLYYSWQVVGQRITEHQRRQS is encoded by the exons atgacggtggcggcgggggcgggctACGCGCTCATCGCGCTGGGCCCCGCCTTCTCCCTCTTCGCCGGCGTCATCGCCCGGAAGCCCTTCCTCGTCCTCACCCTCCTCTCCAG CACGTTGTTTTGGCTTATAAGCTTGATCGTCCTCTCGGGAATATGGAGGGGGTTTCTTCCTCTAAAATCAGGAGTGTGGTGGCCATATGTGATTCTGATCCTTACATCTGTTGCTTTTCAAGAAGGCATCCGTCTTGTCTTCTGGAGGCTTTACAA GAAAATGGAAGAGATGCTAGATGCCTTTGCTGACAGAATATCTAAACCACGTCTCTGTTTGACAGACAAGATGCTAATCTCTTTGG CTGGTGGTTTAGGTCATGGACTGGCTCATGCGGTCTTTTTCTGCCTCAGCCTCCTAACTCCAGCATTTGGTCAAGCAACGTTTTATGTCGAGAGGTGCTCAAGGATGCCATTTTTCCTTGTGTCGG CAATTATTGCACTTGGATTCTTGGTCATCCATACTTCCTCGATGATCATTGCTTTTAATGGATATGGAGAGAGAAAGAAGAGGGACCAAATCTTTGCCCCAGTGGTTCACCTGATTGCTGCTGTAATG ACACTGATCAACCTTGTGCCAGGGGGTTGCCTCGTCGGCACACCTTTGCTGTGCGTGACGGCTGCGGTGACCTTGTACTACTCCTGGCAAGTGGTGGGGCAGAGAATAACAGAGCACCAACGTCGACAGTCTTAA